In the Phaseolus vulgaris cultivar G19833 chromosome 7, P. vulgaris v2.0, whole genome shotgun sequence genome, one interval contains:
- the LOC137828470 gene encoding uncharacterized protein isoform X1, whose protein sequence is MDTEGLSVICGGLGTVEEDNEGNRIGFTKGEYCLDNLKDLLRFLRRDDPQTRDVFKQVCKWNIVSKYLIPTIELYHEDRNLLLNSVKVLVFLTMPIEPSSTDISQQLEYLWGLKSAVTNSDVTAVIVSFLERPLENLESDSFSEDDWKLVQLVLTLFRNILAVQEIPLHQKSGGLASQFLSLRDRFLELLFRENVMDVILVISQYVGGSNTYLRQDNLLLLEVFHYILIGQDPELIIREHSKGSKADEDPQASLNSLHQFIMEEKKKRKNSSKLINLSRHSQFSGTFSRLTMDGSKAVVKGNPNSSHNVLLKAHNVSRGPTKRIAWDHPRLPSTKDKILELLHGFLNQFLSGGYNVLMRSIREDIEKEHPSIQRSDVVVFFQVAEFVTAFQFYKCSASKTKEGRDTFETFGDKDAVTSDFSGQICGPIAASLNESMFHLVISKWRHAYDGLKETNDHQFLSAAGSLLKNMIRMLDLILKLLPEDSKEPQTARILLYKLTYDQTEEGMTQFLLNLMKNFDTHKQPKSGLADLVEIIHKVVKLMDSLQSRGTLRVSKKSRKVKKKKIPEGTESGNKLSGDNNCIQNETGISTVNQSAENNLLQECLPNPNPTGEDVTLDDNEHENHVEEAENSQVGLEPMEATYPEHDNEDMLGGTNDFSEDEQLNAINEVDFKVSALVSAFANHNIIQKLCWLLKFYKSNSFATNHYIISILRRISDDLELQPMLYQLSLLTTFYDILVEQKSCPCKEYADIVDFLNCLVRKMLKKMKKQPLLFVEVLFWKTRRECHYINAEYLLSELGHLKKESTNWNNIPQDEVGLSPAKLWTRRSIADALGEDEADVLITPDSGYQKDKLDDVVEGFASTSGANNGKDDNKYHSGEQLLEDDSQIVQRRRKRLIIDGDLEGQIKDLYEKFKEDRRCSRLIAEALEPDVKISPTQISNTLKRLGLTVAPRRKMGDNAAEGPLSTSPNQLDGDTITGDTNHKSLNLEGSQLVQHLQKKKRLRAFNEDQEALIKVLYEQFKDHRRCSYMIANALDEDGKFTPAQVSRKLKQLGLSLPQKRSRGKVHSKGAGLMDSLNDSMGESEDETLLSLVKRKKLENDNISRGQSHGQTNEDRFSTDDSDDEMLSSVIKRKINSKVSAEKLLAPISEDKLREDSDDEMLSSALKRTGGSFLKSKQDELENIQVQQRIIGDDYFNEGITEVIERENLVDSMDSSQVEYQQMDDLADSEDELDVSVFPDNAKSRRKLRMVIDPEDDD, encoded by the exons ATGGACACCGAGGGTTTATCAGTAATCTGCGGCGGCCTTGGAACCGTCGAAGAGGACAATGAAGGCAACCGAATTGGCTTTACCAAAGGCGAATACTGTCTCG ATAACCTGAAAGATTTGCTGCGGTTTCTGAGGCGTGACGATCCCCAAACGCGCGATGTCTTTAAACAAGTGTGCAAATGGAACATTGTTTCTAAGTATTTGATACCCACCATTGAGCTCTATCACGAAGATCGCAATTTGCTTCTGAATTCag tgAAGGTACTGGTGTTTCTTACTATGCCCATCGAGCCTTCTTCCACGGATATATCTCAACAGTTGGAGTATCTGTGGGGTTTAAAGTCTGCTGTGACGAACAGTGATGTTACTGCAGTGATAGTTTCGTTTCTAGAGAGGCCGCTTGAGAATTTGGAAAG TGATTCATTTAGCGAGGATGATTGGAAATTGGTCCAGCTTGTGCTTACGTTATTTAGAAACATTCTTGCTGTTCAAGAAATTCCGTTGCACCAGAAGTCAGGGGGATTAGCCAGTCAGTTTCTATCTCTGAGAGACCGGTTTCTGGAGCTTTTGTTTCGCGAGAATGTCATGGATGTAATCTTGGTTATTTCTCAATATGTTGGTGGTTCTAATACTTATCTCCGTCAAGATAACTTGCTTCTACTGGAAGTTTTCCATTACATTTTGATTGGTCAGGACCCGGAGTTAATTATCAGAGAACATTCGAAGGGATCAAAG GCTGATGAAGATCCCCAGGCTTCTCTTAATAGTCTCCACCAGTTCATCATGGAggagaaaaagaagagaaaaaatagtAGTAAGCTCATCAATCTGAGTAGACATTCTCAATTTAGTGGAACATTTTCTCGGCTTACAATG GATGGTTCTAAGGCAGTAGTTAAGGGAAATCCTAATTCTTCTCATAATGTGCTGCTTAAAGCACACAATGTGAGTCGGGGTCCTACCAAAAGAATTGCGTGGGATCATCCAAGGTTGCCTTCAACAAAGGATAAGATATTGGAGTTGCTTCACGGATTTTTGAATCAGTTTCTTTCTGGGGGATACAACG TTTTGATGCGATCCATCCGTGAAGATATTGAAAAGGAACATCCCTCAATTCAAAGAAGTGATGTTGTTGTTTTCTTTCAAGTGGCTGAATTTGTCACTGCGTTTCAGTTTTACAAGTGTTCAGCTTCTAAG ACCAAGGAGGGAAGAGACACATTTGAGACTTTTGGTGATAAAGATGCAGTTACCTCAGATTTCAGTGGTCAAATATGTGGTCCAATTGCAGCATCTTTGAATGAGTCAATGTTTCACTTGGTAATTTCAAAGTGGCGGCATGCCTATGATGGTCTGAAGGAAACAAATGACCACCAGTTTCTATCTGCAGCTGGTTCTCTTTTGAAAAACATG ATTCGCATGCTGGATTTGATACTTAAATTGTTGCCTGAAGACTCAAAGGAGCCACAAACAGCTCGTATCCTTCTGTACAAGTTAACTTATGATCAGACCGAGGAAGGGATGACACAATTTCTATTGAATTTGATGAAAAACTTTGACACCCACAAGCAACCAAAAAG TGGTCTTGCAGATTTAGTAGAAATCATTCATAAGGTTGTAAAGCTGATGGATAGTCTTCAGTCTCGAGGAACATTAAGG GTGTCCAAAAAATCAAggaaagtgaaaaagaaaaaaattccaGAAGGAACGGAATCAGGGAACAAACTGTCTGGAGATAATAATTGCATTCAAAATGAAACTGGCATCTCAACTGTCAATCAATCAGCAGAAAATAACCTACTGCAGGAATGTCTACCAAATCCAAATCCCACCGGCGAAGATGTTACCCTTGACGATAATGAACATGAAAATCATGTTGAGGAAGCTGAGAACTCCCAAGTTGGGTTGGAACCAATGGAAGCCACATATCCCGAACATGATAATGAGGATATGTTGGGTGGTACTAACGATTTTTCTGAAGATGAGCAACTAAATGCAATTAATGAAGTTGATTTCAAGGTTTCAGCGCTGGTCTCTGCCTTTGCAAATCACAATATCATTCAGAAATTGTGCTGGTTGCTCAAGTTTTATAAGAGTAATTCCTTTGCTACAAATCATTACATAATAAGCATACTGCGGAGAAtaagtgatgatcttgaactcCAACCTATGCTTTACCAG TTGTCGCTGCTCACAACTTTTTATGACATCCTGGTTGAACAAAAGTCATGTCCCTGCAAGGAATATGCAGATATAGTTGATTTCCTGAATTGTTTGGTCAGAAAGATgctaaagaaaatgaaaaagcaaCCCCTCTTGTTTGTAGAAGTCCTTTTCTGGAAGACTCGAAGGGAATGCCATTACATCAATGCTGAATATTTGTTGAGCGAGCTTGGTCATTTGAAGAAAGAAAGTACCAATTGGAATAACATTCCACAAGATGAAGTTGGTTTATCCCCAGCGAAGTTGTGGACTCGTAGAAGCATAGCTGATGCACTTGGGGAGGATGAGGCTGATGTTTTGATTACTCCGGACTCAGGATATCAAAA AGACAAGCTTGACGATGTTGTCGAAGGCTTTGCATCTACCTCTGGTGCTAACAATGGCAAAGATGATAATAA ATATCACAGTGGGGAGCAATTGTTGGAAGATGATTCTCAAATAGttcaaaggagaaggaaaagactTATTATTGATGGTGATTTGGAAGGACAAATTAAGGATCTCTATGAAAA ATTCAAAGAGGACCGACGTTGCAGTCGCCTTATAGCGGAAGCGCTAGAGCCAGATGTTAAAATTTCACCAACTCAAATTTCCAATACGCTAAAAAGATTAGGACTAACAGTTGCACCTAGGAGAAAGATGGGTGATAATGCTGCTGAAGGACCTTTGTCTACTAGCCCTAATCAATTAGATGGTGACACAATAACGGGAGATACCAATCATAAATCATTGAATTTGGAGGGAAGCCAGTTAGTTCAACACCT GCAAAAAAAGAAGAGACTCCGGGCTTTCAATGAAGATCAGGAAGCTCTAATCAAAGTTCTATATGAGCA ATTCAAGGACCATAGAAGATGTAGTTACATGATAGCCAATGCACTGGATGAGGATGGTAAATTCACTCCTGCCCAAGTCTCTCGAAAACTTAAGCAGCTTGGTTTATCACTTCCTCAGAAGAGATCTAGAGGCAAAGTTCACTCAAAGGGTGCGGGTCTCATGGATAGTTTAAATGATAGTATGGGTGAATCTGAAGATGAGACATTGTTATCATTGGTAAAAAG gAAGAAATTGGAGAATGACAATATATCAAGGGGACAGTCACATGGGCAAACCAATGAGGATAGATTTTCAACAGATGATTCGGATGATGAAATGCTCAGCTCTGTTATCAA gaGGAAAATAAATAGCAAGGTATCAGCTGAGAAATTACTTGCACCTATCAGTGAGGATAAATTAAGAGAAGATTCTGATGATGAAATGCTCAGCTCTGCTCTCAA AAGAACTGGAGGATCCTTTCTTAAATCAAAGCAAGACGAGCTTGAAAATATCCAAGTTCAGCAGAGAATAATTGGCGATGATTATTTTAATGAAGGCATAACAGAGGTTATCGAAAG GGAAAATCTTGTTGATTCCATGGATTCCTCCCAAGTAGAATATCAGCAAATGGACGACTTAGCAGATTCAGAGGATGAATTGGATGTCAGTGTCTTCCCGGACAATGCCAAATCCAGAAGGAAGCTTAGAATGGTGATTGATCCCGAGGACGATGACTGA
- the LOC137828470 gene encoding uncharacterized protein isoform X4: MDTEGLSVICGGLGTVEEDNEGNRIGFTKGEYCLDNLKDLLRFLRRDDPQTRDVFKQVCKWNIVSKYLIPTIELYHEDRNLLLNSVKVLVFLTMPIEPSSTDISQQLEYLWGLKSAVTNSDVTAVIVSFLERPLENLESDSFSEDDWKLVQLVLTLFRNILAVQEIPLHQKSGGLASQFLSLRDRFLELLFRENVMDVILVISQYVGGSNTYLRQDNLLLLEVFHYILIGQDPELIIREHSKGSKADEDPQASLNSLHQFIMEEKKKRKNSSKLINLSRHSQFSGTFSRLTMDGSKAVVKGNPNSSHNVLLKAHNVSRGPTKRIAWDHPRLPSTKDKILELLHGFLNQFLSGGYNVLMRSIREDIEKEHPSIQRSDVVVFFQVAEFVTAFQFYKCSASKTKEGRDTFETFGDKDAVTSDFSGQICGPIAASLNESMFHLVISKWRHAYDGLKETNDHQFLSAAGSLLKNMIRMLDLILKLLPEDSKEPQTARILLYKLTYDQTEEGMTQFLLNLMKNFDTHKQPKSGLADLVEIIHKVVKLMDSLQSRGTLRVSKKSRKVKKKKIPEGTESGNKLSGDNNCIQNETGISTVNQSAENNLLQECLPNPNPTGEDVTLDDNEHENHVEEAENSQVGLEPMEATYPEHDNEDMLGGTNDFSEDEQLNAINEVDFKVSALVSAFANHNIIQKLCWLLKFYKSNSFATNHYIISILRRISDDLELQPMLYQLSLLTTFYDILVEQKSCPCKEYADIVDFLNCLVRKMLKKMKKQPLLFVEVLFWKTRRECHYINAEYLLSELGHLKKESTNWNNIPQDEVGLSPAKLWTRRSIADALGEDEADVLITPDSGYQKDKLDDVVEGFASTSGANNGKDDNNGEQLLEDDSQIVQRRRKRLIIDGDLEGQIKDLYEKFKEDRRCSRLIAEALEPDVKISPTQISNTLKRLGLTVAPRRKMGDNAAEGPLSTSPNQLDGDTITGDTNHKSLNLEGSQLVQHLQKKKRLRAFNEDQEALIKVLYEQFKDHRRCSYMIANALDEDGKFTPAQVSRKLKQLGLSLPQKRSRGKVHSKGAGLMDSLNDSMGESEDETLLSLVKRKKLENDNISRGQSHGQTNEDRFSTDDSDDEMLSSVIKRKINSKVSAEKLLAPISEDKLREDSDDEMLSSALKTGGSFLKSKQDELENIQVQQRIIGDDYFNEGITEVIERENLVDSMDSSQVEYQQMDDLADSEDELDVSVFPDNAKSRRKLRMVIDPEDDD, from the exons ATGGACACCGAGGGTTTATCAGTAATCTGCGGCGGCCTTGGAACCGTCGAAGAGGACAATGAAGGCAACCGAATTGGCTTTACCAAAGGCGAATACTGTCTCG ATAACCTGAAAGATTTGCTGCGGTTTCTGAGGCGTGACGATCCCCAAACGCGCGATGTCTTTAAACAAGTGTGCAAATGGAACATTGTTTCTAAGTATTTGATACCCACCATTGAGCTCTATCACGAAGATCGCAATTTGCTTCTGAATTCag tgAAGGTACTGGTGTTTCTTACTATGCCCATCGAGCCTTCTTCCACGGATATATCTCAACAGTTGGAGTATCTGTGGGGTTTAAAGTCTGCTGTGACGAACAGTGATGTTACTGCAGTGATAGTTTCGTTTCTAGAGAGGCCGCTTGAGAATTTGGAAAG TGATTCATTTAGCGAGGATGATTGGAAATTGGTCCAGCTTGTGCTTACGTTATTTAGAAACATTCTTGCTGTTCAAGAAATTCCGTTGCACCAGAAGTCAGGGGGATTAGCCAGTCAGTTTCTATCTCTGAGAGACCGGTTTCTGGAGCTTTTGTTTCGCGAGAATGTCATGGATGTAATCTTGGTTATTTCTCAATATGTTGGTGGTTCTAATACTTATCTCCGTCAAGATAACTTGCTTCTACTGGAAGTTTTCCATTACATTTTGATTGGTCAGGACCCGGAGTTAATTATCAGAGAACATTCGAAGGGATCAAAG GCTGATGAAGATCCCCAGGCTTCTCTTAATAGTCTCCACCAGTTCATCATGGAggagaaaaagaagagaaaaaatagtAGTAAGCTCATCAATCTGAGTAGACATTCTCAATTTAGTGGAACATTTTCTCGGCTTACAATG GATGGTTCTAAGGCAGTAGTTAAGGGAAATCCTAATTCTTCTCATAATGTGCTGCTTAAAGCACACAATGTGAGTCGGGGTCCTACCAAAAGAATTGCGTGGGATCATCCAAGGTTGCCTTCAACAAAGGATAAGATATTGGAGTTGCTTCACGGATTTTTGAATCAGTTTCTTTCTGGGGGATACAACG TTTTGATGCGATCCATCCGTGAAGATATTGAAAAGGAACATCCCTCAATTCAAAGAAGTGATGTTGTTGTTTTCTTTCAAGTGGCTGAATTTGTCACTGCGTTTCAGTTTTACAAGTGTTCAGCTTCTAAG ACCAAGGAGGGAAGAGACACATTTGAGACTTTTGGTGATAAAGATGCAGTTACCTCAGATTTCAGTGGTCAAATATGTGGTCCAATTGCAGCATCTTTGAATGAGTCAATGTTTCACTTGGTAATTTCAAAGTGGCGGCATGCCTATGATGGTCTGAAGGAAACAAATGACCACCAGTTTCTATCTGCAGCTGGTTCTCTTTTGAAAAACATG ATTCGCATGCTGGATTTGATACTTAAATTGTTGCCTGAAGACTCAAAGGAGCCACAAACAGCTCGTATCCTTCTGTACAAGTTAACTTATGATCAGACCGAGGAAGGGATGACACAATTTCTATTGAATTTGATGAAAAACTTTGACACCCACAAGCAACCAAAAAG TGGTCTTGCAGATTTAGTAGAAATCATTCATAAGGTTGTAAAGCTGATGGATAGTCTTCAGTCTCGAGGAACATTAAGG GTGTCCAAAAAATCAAggaaagtgaaaaagaaaaaaattccaGAAGGAACGGAATCAGGGAACAAACTGTCTGGAGATAATAATTGCATTCAAAATGAAACTGGCATCTCAACTGTCAATCAATCAGCAGAAAATAACCTACTGCAGGAATGTCTACCAAATCCAAATCCCACCGGCGAAGATGTTACCCTTGACGATAATGAACATGAAAATCATGTTGAGGAAGCTGAGAACTCCCAAGTTGGGTTGGAACCAATGGAAGCCACATATCCCGAACATGATAATGAGGATATGTTGGGTGGTACTAACGATTTTTCTGAAGATGAGCAACTAAATGCAATTAATGAAGTTGATTTCAAGGTTTCAGCGCTGGTCTCTGCCTTTGCAAATCACAATATCATTCAGAAATTGTGCTGGTTGCTCAAGTTTTATAAGAGTAATTCCTTTGCTACAAATCATTACATAATAAGCATACTGCGGAGAAtaagtgatgatcttgaactcCAACCTATGCTTTACCAG TTGTCGCTGCTCACAACTTTTTATGACATCCTGGTTGAACAAAAGTCATGTCCCTGCAAGGAATATGCAGATATAGTTGATTTCCTGAATTGTTTGGTCAGAAAGATgctaaagaaaatgaaaaagcaaCCCCTCTTGTTTGTAGAAGTCCTTTTCTGGAAGACTCGAAGGGAATGCCATTACATCAATGCTGAATATTTGTTGAGCGAGCTTGGTCATTTGAAGAAAGAAAGTACCAATTGGAATAACATTCCACAAGATGAAGTTGGTTTATCCCCAGCGAAGTTGTGGACTCGTAGAAGCATAGCTGATGCACTTGGGGAGGATGAGGCTGATGTTTTGATTACTCCGGACTCAGGATATCAAAA AGACAAGCTTGACGATGTTGTCGAAGGCTTTGCATCTACCTCTGGTGCTAACAATGGCAAAGATGATAATAA TGGGGAGCAATTGTTGGAAGATGATTCTCAAATAGttcaaaggagaaggaaaagactTATTATTGATGGTGATTTGGAAGGACAAATTAAGGATCTCTATGAAAA ATTCAAAGAGGACCGACGTTGCAGTCGCCTTATAGCGGAAGCGCTAGAGCCAGATGTTAAAATTTCACCAACTCAAATTTCCAATACGCTAAAAAGATTAGGACTAACAGTTGCACCTAGGAGAAAGATGGGTGATAATGCTGCTGAAGGACCTTTGTCTACTAGCCCTAATCAATTAGATGGTGACACAATAACGGGAGATACCAATCATAAATCATTGAATTTGGAGGGAAGCCAGTTAGTTCAACACCT GCAAAAAAAGAAGAGACTCCGGGCTTTCAATGAAGATCAGGAAGCTCTAATCAAAGTTCTATATGAGCA ATTCAAGGACCATAGAAGATGTAGTTACATGATAGCCAATGCACTGGATGAGGATGGTAAATTCACTCCTGCCCAAGTCTCTCGAAAACTTAAGCAGCTTGGTTTATCACTTCCTCAGAAGAGATCTAGAGGCAAAGTTCACTCAAAGGGTGCGGGTCTCATGGATAGTTTAAATGATAGTATGGGTGAATCTGAAGATGAGACATTGTTATCATTGGTAAAAAG gAAGAAATTGGAGAATGACAATATATCAAGGGGACAGTCACATGGGCAAACCAATGAGGATAGATTTTCAACAGATGATTCGGATGATGAAATGCTCAGCTCTGTTATCAA gaGGAAAATAAATAGCAAGGTATCAGCTGAGAAATTACTTGCACCTATCAGTGAGGATAAATTAAGAGAAGATTCTGATGATGAAATGCTCAGCTCTGCTCTCAA AACTGGAGGATCCTTTCTTAAATCAAAGCAAGACGAGCTTGAAAATATCCAAGTTCAGCAGAGAATAATTGGCGATGATTATTTTAATGAAGGCATAACAGAGGTTATCGAAAG GGAAAATCTTGTTGATTCCATGGATTCCTCCCAAGTAGAATATCAGCAAATGGACGACTTAGCAGATTCAGAGGATGAATTGGATGTCAGTGTCTTCCCGGACAATGCCAAATCCAGAAGGAAGCTTAGAATGGTGATTGATCCCGAGGACGATGACTGA